From the genome of Litoribrevibacter albus:
ACGAAATGCCGAGAAAATTTCTGGCCGTATTGGTCGTGAAATTGTGGTAACACAAGTAGGTGCGCGTCGTGATAATCCTACGTGCGATTTAACTGGTGTCGACGTAACTCGTGATATTTTTGATGTTGCAAAAAATCCGGCGGTAGATGTCGTTGTTGAACTGATTGGTGGCTACGATGTAGCTAAAGAATTGGTGCTAACGGCTATTGAGCACGGCAAGCATGTAGTAACTGCAAACAAGGCTCTGATTGCGGTACATGGTAATGAAATTTTTGCTGCGGCTGAGAAAAAAGGTGTTACGGTTGCCTATGAAGCGGCAGTAGCTGGTGGCATTCCTATCATTAAGGCTATTCGTGAAGGTTTGGCTGCGAATGATATTGATCACTTATCTGGCATTATCAATGGTACTGGTAACTTCATTCTGACTGAAATGAGCCAAAAAGGTCGTGATTTTGAAGATGTTTTGAAAGAGGCTCAGGAATTAGGTTATGCCGAAGCGGACCCAACCTTTGATGTAGAAGGTATTGATGCGGCACATAAGCTGACCATTTTGGCTTCTATCGCATTCGGTGTGCCGCTGCAATTTGAGAAGGCGTATACCGAAGGTATCAGTAAAGTAACTCCTCAAGACGTTAAGTTTGCAGACGAGTTGGGCTATCGCATTAAACATTTGGGTATTGCCAAGCTAACTGAGGCAGGTGTTGAATTGCGTGTTCATCCAACACTGATTCATGAGTCTCAGTTGATTGCAAAAGTTGATGGCGTGATGAATGCGGTTGCTGTTCATGGTGACGGCGTAGGCGATACCATGTACTACGGTCCTGGTGCTGGTTCCGAGCCGACTGCGTCTGCAGTAATCGCAGACTTGGTGGATTTGGCGAGAACCTTTGATGCGGATAACAATGCGCGTCCGGCTCACCTTGGTTTCCGTGCTGATAGTATCAATAATATCGGTGTATTGCCGGTAGAAGATGTGGAGACTTCTTACTATCTTCGTCTTCAGGTTCAGGATCACACTGGCGTAATGGCGAAGTTAACTCAAATTTTGAGTGAACGTGATATCAGCATCGAAGCAATGATTCAGAAAGAAGCCAAGGGCGGTAATTCAAACGCGACCGTTGTTCTTCTGACGCATGAAGTGAAAGAACAAATCATGAATGAAGCAATTGCCGCGATTGAAGCGCTGGAGTATGTGTCTGGTAGCGTTACTCGTATTCGTGCAGAGCATTCTGAGTAACTGGTTAACGATTTTTAGATTTACGAATTAGGTTTTTAGCATCATGGCGATGAAATATATTTCAACTCGTGGTAACGCACCTGAGTTAACGTTTGAAGACGTTCTACTGACTGGATTGGCTTCGGATGGCGGTTTGTATGTTCCGAAGGAAGTTCCTCAGTTCACCAAAGAAGAAATCGCATCATGGCGAGATCTGTCTTACGCGGAGCTTGCTCACAAGGTAATTTATCCGTTTGTTGAGGGTTCAGTAGACAGCGATTCTCTGAAGAAAATGATTGATGAGGTGTATTCAGGCTTTGGTCATAAAGCGGTTGCACCTGTACAACAAATTGATCATAACGAATATGTGTTGGAATTGTTCCACGGCCCAACTTTGGCGTTTAAAGACTTTGCGCTTCAAATGTTAGGTCGTTTATTGGATTACGTACTTGAGCGTCGTCATGAGAAAGTTGTGATCATGGGGGCCACTTCGGGTGACACTGGTTCAGCTGCGATTGAAGGTACTAAAGCCTGTAAAAATGTGGATATCTTTATTCTTCATCCACACGGTAAAGTGTCTGAAGTTCAGCGCCGTCAAATGACCACCGTTGAAGGCGATAATATTCATAACATCGCCATTGAAGGTAACTTCGACCAAGCTCAGGATATGGTGAAAGCGAGCTTTGGTGATCAGGCGTTCTTACGTGGTGAGCGTAAGTTGGTTGCTGTGAACAGCATCAACTGGGCTCGTATCATGTCTCAGATCGTTTATTACTTCTATTCTGCTCTTAACCTGGGTGCACCAGAGCGTCCGGTGGCTTACTCTGTTCCAACCGGTAACTTTGGCGATATTTTTGCGGGTTACATGGCTAAGAAAATGGGCTTGCCAGTAGAGCAGCTAATTATTGCTACTAATAGCAATGATGTTCTTCACCGTTTCATGAGTCAGAATCAATACGAAGTTCGTCCGTTGAAACATACCATCACACCATCGATGGATATTGCCGTTTCTTCGAACTTTGAGCGCCTTCTGTTTGATCTTTATGATCGTGATGGCGCTGCTTTAGCAGACTTGATGGCTAAGATGAATGCGAAAGAAGACATTGTATCTTTGGACGAGTCCAAGCTTGCGAAAGCACGTGAGTTGTTCGATAGCTATGCTGTGAACGAAGATGTCACCATCGAAACCATGCAGGAAGTGTATAACGAAACAGGTTATCTACTTGATCCGCATACTGCCATTGGTGTGAAAGCGGCTCGTGCATGTCGTCGTAATCCTCGAATTCCTATGATTACGCTAGGTACTGCACACCCTGTTAAGTTTGAAGAAGCTGTTCAGCGTGCAGGTTTTGATATGCCAGCGTTGCCACATCACCTTGCTGATCTGATGGATCGTGACGAGCGAGTGAGTGTACTTCCTGCTGAGTTGGACAAAGTCCAAGCGTTCATCGCAGAAAATACCTTTAAGTAATCGACGCTAGTAAATTCATTAGCTGAAATACTTATTCAAAAGCCTGGCCTCTTTGTTGTAAAACGGAGGCTGGGCTTTTTTATTTATCTGTTCTATTTATTTAGCTGTTCCATTCAACAATGTTAGCGGGCTTACATTCCAATTGTTATGAAGATAATTCAACGTTCACTTCCGCAGGTTAATCACAATTTGGGCCTTGTTTCTCCTTTGATAGAGAGGCTTTTATTAGCTAGGGGAGTAACGGATTCTGAACAAATGGAATTTAGTTTGAAGCGGCTCCTGTCTCCTGATGGGATAAAGGGCATAAACTCTGCTGCAATGATTCTGGCTGCGGCGATTATCAAACAGCAGCGAATTCTGATTGTTGGTGACTTCGATGCGGATGGTGCAACGAGTACGGCCCTGAGTGTTCGTTGTCTAAAGGCTTTCGGTGGAAGACAGGTAAGCTATCTTGTGCCTAATCGTTTTGAGTATGGATACGGCTTGTCCCCCGAGTTGGTGAGGGATGCTGTTCGGTTCTCGCCTGATGTGATTATGACGGTGGATAATGGTATCTCCAGTGTCGAAGGCGTGGAAGAAGCAAATCGGTTAGGGATAAAGGTGGTTGTAACAGATCACCACTTGGTGGGGAATGAATTGCCTAAGGCAGCAGCAATTGTCAATCCTAATCAACCAGGCTGCGAGTTTGAGAGTAAAGCAATGGCGGGCGTTGGGGTTGCCTTCTATACAATGCTGGCTGTTCGGCGTGTTCTCAGGGAACAAGGGTGGTTTGAACAGCAAGCACTTGCAGAGCCTAACATGTCGCAATTTCTTGATTTGGTGGCCGTGGGGACTGTTTCAGATTTGGTTCCTCTCGACCGGAATAACCGGATTATGGTTGCCATGGGGTTGGAACGTATCCGTTCAGGTCGAGCGATTCCTGGAATTTATGCGCTTTTGCAGGTTGCGAAAAGACTACCCAAAAATCTCACCAGTACGGATATTGGCTTTGCGATTGGCCCTCGAATCAATGCAGCTGGTCGTTTGGATGATATGTCCGAAGGGATTGAATGCTTGCTCGCAGATGATCCAAACAAAGCTTTGGAGTTAGCGGCGAATCTTGATTCGCTGAATCGAGAGCGAAAGTCAATCGAAACCAGTATGAGGGAAGAGGCCGAGAGATTTGTGGATGCTTTGGTTTCCTCTCAGGGCTTACCTAAAGGTGTTGTGGTTTATCAGCAGGATTGGCATGAGGGGGTTGTCGGAATTGTCGCTTCACGAATTAAAGAACGTTTTTATCGCCCGGTGGTTGCCTTTGCAGAGTCGGGTGAAGGTATCATCAAAGGGTCAGCTCGCTCTATTCCTGGGCTGCATTTGAGAGATTGTTTGGATCTTGTTCATAAGCAGAATCCAGGGTTGATTCACAAGTTTGGTGGTCACGCGATGGCGGCGGGATTAACCATTGGTGCAGGCATGGTCGATCAATTTCAAGTCGCCTTCAACCGGGTTCTGGATCAGCATTTTAGTCATGTGGATTTCCAGCAGAAGTTATTAACTGATGGCGAACTTGCTGCCAATGAACTGACTTTGTCGAATGCTGAATTACTGACGATGAAATTCCCGTGGGGGCAGCAGTTTGCAGAACCATTGTTCGAAGGTGAGTTTACGGTTGATTCGATCCGAGTACTGAACGGTGGTCACATTAAGTGGGTGTTGTTATCTGAGTTAGGAGAATTGGTAGATGCCATTTTCTTCAATGTTAAAAACCCAGAAGGGTTTGAGGGCGCCTCTAAAGTAAAATTATGCTACCGTTTGGCTGTGAATGAGTTTCGGGATCGTCGTACTCTTCAGCTAATGGTGGAGTTTGCAACACTCCTTTAGTTGGGAGTGTTGCTGCCAAATTTTTTTAAACTTTCTTTAGTTCCTATTTCGTATATTTTTCTTCTTTCTTCTCGCCTTCTGTGTGATATCGATCAAGTTATCAATAATGAAAACTTCTAAGAATGTTAGTAATAATTTATTATTGATATTTTGGGATTCTTTGTTCAGAAAATGGAATTTTAAGGTCACTTATGACGAAAAAGAATGATGGCTTTACTCTTTTGGAATTACTTACTGTTATTCTGATTGTAGGTATATTAGCGGTGGCCTCTACTGGAAGCTTTACTCAACTGATTTCCGGTAGCGTTTCTAGTGTTGCATCAGAAAGTGCGATGGTAGGCTTTTATTCCGCTAAGTCTGAAGCTCTGAAACGCCGAACAAATGTCACTATCTGTGCTCTTAAATCCAACTCTCAGGATACATGTGGAACAAACCAAGCTGACTGGAAGAATGGTTATCTAATATTTGTAGATAATCAGGGCGGTGAGGCTGATGGTATTATTAACTCTGGCGATGAAATACTAGTCGTCAATCAAAACCATTCATCCGTTGTCGTTACGTCATCTAATACTTGGTTTAGTTATGATGGAGAAGGTCGATCCCAGGCTGGTACGGTAAGGTTCTGTGATACATCAGAGGCTGGTCGTTCAAAACTACTAAACATGTCTTTAATTGGTATCCCAAAAGTAGATGATTCAGCTGCGGGGTGCTCTTAATGAATTCATGTAATCTTTCTTCTCAAGCTTCTATCCCAAATACTTCATCAGGAATGACTATCCTGGAAGTGCTTATTTCTATTTTGATTTTTAGTATCGCACTCTTGGGGATGGCAGCAATGCAGTCTAAAGCGATGCAGAAAAATGCGTCTTCTAGTTACAAAACCCAGGCGATGAAACTGGTTGATGAAATGGGGGATATTCTCCGGGGTCAGGCATCAACAGGTAACTATTCAATTCTTGGAATATTTGAAGAATTGAAAGTTGATGGAGACAACTATACCCAATATTTACGTTCAGATAACTGTGAAAGTAGCTGTTCTTCTAGAGCTTTAATTCAGCATTATGTTGCCACATGGGAAAACACCATTGCTACTGAGCTACCGTTGGGACAAGGCTTTGTGAATAAGGTTCAGGTGAAAAATACTATTGATGGGGAAGACATAACAGTCGACGCTTACGAAGTAATTGTTATGTGGGATGATCGTAAGCTTTCAAAAAATTATAGTGGTTCAGACAATTTAGGAATCCAGTGCAGTGGAAATCCTAATGTAGATTTAGCATGTATGAAAACAATGATACTGCCATAGGATGGTTAATATGCACTTTAAAGGAAAAGGGTTTTCTCTGGTAGAGTTGTTAGTTGGATTACTTTTATCTTCTATTTTTCTTCTAGCTGTGACCCGAATTTTTTCTGAATCGGCCAGCTCATATCGATCTAACAGAGACGAATTGACCTTAATGGAAACAAGTCGTTTTGCATTACAGGATATCACTAAAGATCTAAAAAGAGCTGGGTATTTGGGATGCGTCCCAACCGGTTTGTATGAAGATGAGGATGATAACTCTGAGCGGGTTATTGTAAATCTAAGAGGGCCTGGTAATGCGTCTTTATATGGTTCAGGCGGGATGCAATTTAGCTATGCCGTCTATGGTGTCGATGGCTCGGGTGATAAACCGGATGTATTGAATGTTGTATACAGTCAGGACTTAGACATTCGAGTGCTGGACTTTAAGGGGCAGCACGATTTAGCAGATGCCTATGGGAAAGATATTATTGTCGATGCAACCAATGTCCTTGATTCCGCTGGTGCGCCCGTAATTCATGAGGGTGATCTGTTGGTGTTGAGTGATTGCGCGACTGCACACCCATTTGTCTTAACTGCTAATCCTGCAGTCGTGAGTTTATCGACAACTTCTGCGTATAAAGAAAGTGGAATTACCAAAGTTGCTGCGTTGGAGAACTCTACTAGCACCGTTGATGGCTTCCAGAATATTCAAAAGCCTTCGATGTTTAATGACTATGCAAGTGGTGGTGCTTCTTCATTAGGTAAGTTGTTCCATATCACGTATATGGTGGGTAAGTCCAAGATTGATCCTGATGGTGATAAGAATTCTCTCTTTCGCATAGTGAATGGTGAGGCTCCGTCCATTCATAACGAATTAATTAGTGCAGTGAAGGATTTCCAAATTAAGTACGGTGTTCGGGATGATGCTGCAAATGCTCAGGATGGTTTGCCTGATCGATTTATCGACGCTAATGGAAACTTTGATAATACCCCGTCTGCAGTTACGATCAAAATTACACTAGATCGCGGAAGTGATGAAGAAATGTTGGAGACCACCATTAACCTTAGAAACAGAGGGTTATAGTCATGCGACCTATAGGTATTGTTCAAAAACAAAAAGGAAGTGTGCTTTTAATCACGTTGGCTGTGATTATTTTGTTGACTATCTGGGGCATTGCTGCAGTA
Proteins encoded in this window:
- the thrC gene encoding threonine synthase; the encoded protein is MKYISTRGNAPELTFEDVLLTGLASDGGLYVPKEVPQFTKEEIASWRDLSYAELAHKVIYPFVEGSVDSDSLKKMIDEVYSGFGHKAVAPVQQIDHNEYVLELFHGPTLAFKDFALQMLGRLLDYVLERRHEKVVIMGATSGDTGSAAIEGTKACKNVDIFILHPHGKVSEVQRRQMTTVEGDNIHNIAIEGNFDQAQDMVKASFGDQAFLRGERKLVAVNSINWARIMSQIVYYFYSALNLGAPERPVAYSVPTGNFGDIFAGYMAKKMGLPVEQLIIATNSNDVLHRFMSQNQYEVRPLKHTITPSMDIAVSSNFERLLFDLYDRDGAALADLMAKMNAKEDIVSLDESKLAKARELFDSYAVNEDVTIETMQEVYNETGYLLDPHTAIGVKAARACRRNPRIPMITLGTAHPVKFEEAVQRAGFDMPALPHHLADLMDRDERVSVLPAELDKVQAFIAENTFK
- a CDS encoding homoserine dehydrogenase yields the protein MKPVSVGICGLGTVGSGTFNILKRNAEKISGRIGREIVVTQVGARRDNPTCDLTGVDVTRDIFDVAKNPAVDVVVELIGGYDVAKELVLTAIEHGKHVVTANKALIAVHGNEIFAAAEKKGVTVAYEAAVAGGIPIIKAIREGLAANDIDHLSGIINGTGNFILTEMSQKGRDFEDVLKEAQELGYAEADPTFDVEGIDAAHKLTILASIAFGVPLQFEKAYTEGISKVTPQDVKFADELGYRIKHLGIAKLTEAGVELRVHPTLIHESQLIAKVDGVMNAVAVHGDGVGDTMYYGPGAGSEPTASAVIADLVDLARTFDADNNARPAHLGFRADSINNIGVLPVEDVETSYYLRLQVQDHTGVMAKLTQILSERDISIEAMIQKEAKGGNSNATVVLLTHEVKEQIMNEAIAAIEALEYVSGSVTRIRAEHSE
- a CDS encoding PilW family protein, with product MHFKGKGFSLVELLVGLLLSSIFLLAVTRIFSESASSYRSNRDELTLMETSRFALQDITKDLKRAGYLGCVPTGLYEDEDDNSERVIVNLRGPGNASLYGSGGMQFSYAVYGVDGSGDKPDVLNVVYSQDLDIRVLDFKGQHDLADAYGKDIIVDATNVLDSAGAPVIHEGDLLVLSDCATAHPFVLTANPAVVSLSTTSAYKESGITKVAALENSTSTVDGFQNIQKPSMFNDYASGGASSLGKLFHITYMVGKSKIDPDGDKNSLFRIVNGEAPSIHNELISAVKDFQIKYGVRDDAANAQDGLPDRFIDANGNFDNTPSAVTIKITLDRGSDEEMLETTINLRNRGL
- a CDS encoding GspH/FimT family pseudopilin; the protein is MTKKNDGFTLLELLTVILIVGILAVASTGSFTQLISGSVSSVASESAMVGFYSAKSEALKRRTNVTICALKSNSQDTCGTNQADWKNGYLIFVDNQGGEADGIINSGDEILVVNQNHSSVVVTSSNTWFSYDGEGRSQAGTVRFCDTSEAGRSKLLNMSLIGIPKVDDSAAGCS
- the recJ gene encoding single-stranded-DNA-specific exonuclease RecJ, producing MKIIQRSLPQVNHNLGLVSPLIERLLLARGVTDSEQMEFSLKRLLSPDGIKGINSAAMILAAAIIKQQRILIVGDFDADGATSTALSVRCLKAFGGRQVSYLVPNRFEYGYGLSPELVRDAVRFSPDVIMTVDNGISSVEGVEEANRLGIKVVVTDHHLVGNELPKAAAIVNPNQPGCEFESKAMAGVGVAFYTMLAVRRVLREQGWFEQQALAEPNMSQFLDLVAVGTVSDLVPLDRNNRIMVAMGLERIRSGRAIPGIYALLQVAKRLPKNLTSTDIGFAIGPRINAAGRLDDMSEGIECLLADDPNKALELAANLDSLNRERKSIETSMREEAERFVDALVSSQGLPKGVVVYQQDWHEGVVGIVASRIKERFYRPVVAFAESGEGIIKGSARSIPGLHLRDCLDLVHKQNPGLIHKFGGHAMAAGLTIGAGMVDQFQVAFNRVLDQHFSHVDFQQKLLTDGELAANELTLSNAELLTMKFPWGQQFAEPLFEGEFTVDSIRVLNGGHIKWVLLSELGELVDAIFFNVKNPEGFEGASKVKLCYRLAVNEFRDRRTLQLMVEFATLL
- the pilV gene encoding type IV pilus modification protein PilV is translated as MNSCNLSSQASIPNTSSGMTILEVLISILIFSIALLGMAAMQSKAMQKNASSSYKTQAMKLVDEMGDILRGQASTGNYSILGIFEELKVDGDNYTQYLRSDNCESSCSSRALIQHYVATWENTIATELPLGQGFVNKVQVKNTIDGEDITVDAYEVIVMWDDRKLSKNYSGSDNLGIQCSGNPNVDLACMKTMILP